The genomic region CTATAATGaaaagtaatactccctccgtaaactaatataagagcgtttagaatactaaaatagtgatctaaacgctcttatattagtttacagagggagtactatatactCTAGAAGTACTGCCACAGGTAATTGTTCTGCTACGAAATTCTTGGTCCCACTCTGCAATTTAATCATACTGATGAAATTTAATAGTACAAGATGCGTTAACCTCAGCAAGATTCAGCATTATAGAATGTCCTGCAGCTGTTTCAGGCTGGGATCCAACTCTGCGCCATTACCCTCTTCATAATAACCATCTGAAGGGGTCCTGTATGCATCAGCAATCGCCTTTCCTTTATCCATAACGGCTGACGGCACGGTTTGCAGGAGGCTGAAATGACAGGAATACAAAGAAGTATGAGTAATGACTCCTTTTGCTTTCAAGATGGATAAAGATATTGCATTTGGTAATACTTGTCCAGTGCTCCAAGGGCTACAGCGATTTTGCTCCTCATGACTTCAACAGATGCTGACGAGTCTTTCCGTGAAGCCTTTAGTAGCAGCGAGTCGAGATCTTCCAACGCTCTAGGAAACAGCATGCATAACAGCTCAATACATTCGTCAAACAAGCAAGTACTTCTAAAAAGGGCGTCATTTACCGTAAGCATTCATCCACTGCatcagaggcagttttgccttggcCATTACTGGAAGCATATTGTGCCACCTACATTAAGTTTACGACACAGTTTCAGTATCCATAGATAGAGATAAAGGAATCATAATTACGAAATATGGATACTCTATAATGCTATGGCCTAACAATAAAATTTCAAGACCTAGGACACCTGAAGCTTGAGAAGTAGAAGGGCTAGCTATTCATAAAAACATGAATGCGCTAGTAATGTGCTAACATTCACCAAATCATTGACTTACTGCCCGAATATTGATACGTAGAGATGATGCTGGACCAGAGCGAAGCAATGATCTACTCTCATCAAACCTTGGCTTCTCGAATTCCAAGGATTTCTCTGTAATGAAGCATATGAAGGTTAAAAACCATCTGACAAAGGTAGAATCTAAGATAATTGAGTTGTACTTAGCAATTGTATGCTGCTTGTTTCAAAGGACCATTTCCATTGGAAGAAGCACATAATAATTGAATAATGTGTGGTAGACCTGCAAAAGAATTCTGAACGAAACTGTACATTTGACACTGATTCCGTagggttgcagatgaagaacccaGCTGCTAATTGTTGCTCAAACAGTCGTGCACTTGCAATTGGaataactttcttgcacatgttcAATCAGGACAGCCAGTGTGCCGATCAAGTCGGTGCTTTGGGTACCAAATTTATCAACTGTAAATCACCCTCACCTAGATCCCTGAACTGGTCTTGGGTCAGCAGCACGGCCGGGACGTACGTCTCCAGTGGCTCCAGCTTCTtcctagcagcagcagcagcaattgAATGTCAGCACGAAGCCTCAAGATGGTGTTAACGCAAACCAAATGGGGAGACGGATTAGCACTTCTTGACGTAGTTGTCGAACGGACTGGCTTCTGCCCCTGCAACATCGGTGACACGGCAAATTGGTCACTCACGTCGCACACCGAGCACGCG from Triticum aestivum cultivar Chinese Spring chromosome 4A, IWGSC CS RefSeq v2.1, whole genome shotgun sequence harbors:
- the LOC123081552 gene encoding uncharacterized protein; protein product: MPSASLLPATSAGAQLCPTLATPRGRRRCCRVTAASVPPPSVGRRAVSLAGVAAWLATTAGRAEASPFDNYVKKKKLEPLETYVPAVLLTQDQFRDLEKSLEFEKPRFDESRSLLRSGPASSLRINIRAVAQYASSNGQGKTASDAVDECLRALEDLDSLLLKASRKDSSASVEVMRSKIAVALGALDNLLQTVPSAVMDKGKAIADAYRTPSDGYYEEGNGAELDPSLKQLQDIL